One region of Flavobacterium sp. KACC 22763 genomic DNA includes:
- a CDS encoding WxcM-like domain-containing protein: MEPKIIQGGKFSDYRGSISYVNDFSFIGIERFYIISNSNENPIRAWQGHKLDAKNFYCLSGSFNIHFIKIDNWENPSKDLVVETVFVSESDSKIVHIPAGYANAVESLDENSKLISFSTLPLSNVSEDDIRYPFDYWLFNNDK, from the coding sequence ATGGAGCCTAAAATAATTCAGGGAGGAAAGTTTTCAGATTATCGAGGAAGCATATCATATGTTAATGATTTTAGCTTTATTGGTATTGAAAGGTTTTATATTATAAGTAACTCAAACGAAAACCCGATTAGGGCTTGGCAGGGGCATAAATTAGACGCTAAAAATTTTTATTGTCTTTCAGGTTCTTTTAATATTCATTTTATAAAAATTGATAATTGGGAAAATCCTTCAAAAGATTTGGTTGTTGAGACTGTTTTTGTTTCTGAATCTGACAGTAAAATTGTTCACATACCTGCTGGTTATGCAAATGCAGTAGAATCGCTAGATGAAAATTCAAAATTAATATCTTTTTCTACATTGCCATTGAGTAATGTTAGTGAGGACGATATTCGTTATCCATTCGATTATTGGCTTTTTAATAATGATAAATAA
- a CDS encoding GDP-L-fucose synthase family protein — MNLQDKIYIAGHRGMVGSAILRQLKEKGYTNFVLKSSSELDLRNQQAVADFFAEEKPDYVFLAAAKVGGIIANNTYKGDFIYENLMIQNNIIHQSYLNDVKKLMFLGSSCIYPKMAPQPLKEEYMLTGELEPTNEPYAIAKIAGIKMCDAYRDQFGCNYISVMPTNLYGPNDNYDLKNSHVLPAMLRKFITAKRNNEAAVTIWGTGSPKREFLHADDLAEACLYLMENYNEQGLVNIGVGEDISILDLAILVKKIVGFEGEILTDTSKPDGTPRKLMDVSKLNSFGWKAKTSLEEGIKKVYEEVKDTNWE, encoded by the coding sequence ATGAACTTACAAGATAAAATATACATAGCTGGACATAGAGGTATGGTTGGGTCAGCCATCTTACGTCAACTGAAAGAAAAAGGATATACAAACTTTGTATTGAAGAGCTCTTCAGAACTTGACTTAAGAAATCAACAAGCTGTGGCAGATTTCTTTGCTGAAGAAAAACCAGATTATGTTTTTTTGGCCGCAGCAAAAGTTGGAGGGATTATTGCTAATAATACTTACAAAGGAGATTTTATTTATGAAAATCTTATGATACAAAACAACATAATTCATCAATCCTATTTAAATGATGTAAAGAAATTGATGTTTTTAGGATCTTCTTGTATCTATCCTAAAATGGCTCCTCAGCCATTAAAGGAAGAATATATGCTTACCGGAGAATTGGAACCCACTAATGAGCCGTATGCAATCGCAAAAATTGCAGGTATTAAAATGTGCGATGCCTACAGAGACCAGTTTGGCTGTAATTATATTTCTGTAATGCCTACAAATTTGTATGGGCCTAATGATAATTATGATTTAAAAAATTCACATGTTCTTCCAGCAATGCTAAGAAAATTTATTACTGCCAAGCGCAATAATGAAGCCGCAGTAACTATTTGGGGAACAGGAAGTCCGAAAAGAGAATTTTTACATGCAGATGATCTTGCAGAGGCCTGTTTGTATTTAATGGAAAATTATAACGAACAAGGATTAGTAAATATTGGAGTAGGAGAAGACATCTCGATTTTAGACTTGGCTATTTTGGTGAAAAAGATAGTAGGTTTTGAAGGAGAAATTCTAACAGATACTTCTAAACCTGATGGAACTCCTCGAAAACTTATGGATGTTTCAAAATTAAACAGTTTTGGATGGAAAGCTAAAACTAGTCTAGAGGAAGGTATTAAGAAAGTCTATGAAGAAGTAAAAGATACTAACTGGGAGTAA
- a CDS encoding glycosyltransferase family 4 protein: MNQSRTIGINLLYMNRRLSGGSITYGINLINELIKLDTINKYIIYVNKDCIDLPILTSPNFKIKVIPFYNKVVYVRYFWEQLLFPFYLLKDNLDLLHSLGYVGPVFCPTKHIVSILDLNYKRHAESMSYSKKVLLGSMVKLMSIFSNKIITISEFSKKEISEGLNVKGNKITVTHLSGSNDQYENRFDIDIKSLYNIKSDYIIAFGSPSSHKNIMGLILAFSDLQKKCSNVILILVGHQHNNKELQDYIISLDLKEKILFTGFVPDEHIFPLISASKLFVFPSFYEGFGIPLLDAQSTGTPVACSIAASLPEVGNDGALYFNPNNTSEMEAVMLKILKDDSVREDLIKKGLINRGGFSWKKTAEKTLECYNLNN; the protein is encoded by the coding sequence ATGAATCAATCGCGTACCATAGGGATTAATTTGCTTTACATGAATCGCCGTCTTTCAGGCGGATCTATTACGTATGGTATTAATCTGATCAATGAGCTTATAAAGCTTGATACAATCAATAAATATATAATTTATGTTAATAAAGATTGTATCGATCTACCGATTTTAACTAGTCCCAATTTCAAAATTAAAGTAATACCTTTTTATAATAAAGTTGTTTATGTTAGATACTTTTGGGAACAACTTTTATTTCCGTTTTATTTATTAAAAGATAATTTGGACTTATTGCATTCATTAGGGTATGTAGGACCAGTATTTTGTCCAACAAAGCATATAGTATCAATCTTAGACTTAAATTATAAAAGACATGCTGAGAGTATGTCATATTCTAAAAAAGTTCTTTTAGGCTCGATGGTAAAATTGATGTCTATATTTTCTAATAAAATTATCACTATTTCCGAATTTTCAAAAAAAGAAATTTCGGAAGGATTAAATGTCAAAGGAAATAAAATAACTGTAACCCATTTATCTGGCTCGAATGATCAATATGAAAATAGATTTGATATTGACATAAAATCTTTATATAATATTAAATCTGACTATATTATTGCCTTTGGAAGTCCTAGTTCTCATAAAAATATTATGGGCCTAATTTTAGCATTTTCAGATTTACAAAAAAAATGTTCTAATGTTATTTTAATTTTAGTTGGGCATCAGCATAATAATAAAGAATTACAAGATTATATTATAAGCCTTGATTTAAAAGAAAAAATTCTTTTTACTGGGTTTGTACCAGATGAACATATATTTCCACTAATAAGCGCATCCAAGTTGTTTGTTTTTCCTTCATTTTATGAAGGTTTTGGGATTCCCCTTCTTGACGCTCAATCAACAGGTACTCCAGTAGCTTGCAGTATTGCTGCTTCTTTACCAGAAGTGGGGAATGATGGGGCATTATACTTTAATCCTAATAATACTAGTGAAATGGAAGCAGTAATGTTAAAAATTTTGAAAGATGATTCAGTAAGAGAAGATTTAATTAAAAAAGGATTAATTAATAGAGGTGGTTTTAGTTGGAAAAAAACTGCGGAAAAAACTTTAGAATGCTATAATCTCAACAATTAA
- the rfbC gene encoding dTDP-4-dehydrorhamnose 3,5-epimerase — MKIEETFIKDLVVLEPTVFGDERGYFFESYSKTKFEDLGINIEFVQDNQSFSKKGTLRGLHYQNPPFAQTKLVRVLEGEIIDVAVDLRKDSPTYGKAFSVLLSAENKKQLLVPQGFAHGFSVISETASVMYKCDQFYNKASEGGIKYDDPSLKIDWGMNLDEAIVSEKDQILPFIENCNSLF; from the coding sequence ATGAAAATTGAAGAAACATTTATAAAAGATTTAGTAGTTTTAGAACCAACAGTATTTGGAGACGAAAGAGGCTACTTTTTTGAATCTTACAGTAAAACTAAATTTGAAGATTTAGGAATTAATATTGAATTTGTTCAAGATAATCAATCATTCTCAAAAAAAGGAACTTTAAGAGGGTTGCATTACCAAAATCCTCCATTCGCACAGACAAAATTAGTTCGCGTTTTAGAAGGGGAAATTATTGATGTTGCGGTAGATTTAAGAAAAGATTCTCCTACTTATGGAAAAGCATTTAGTGTTTTATTATCAGCAGAGAATAAAAAACAATTATTAGTTCCGCAAGGATTTGCACACGGATTTTCTGTTATTAGTGAAACAGCTTCAGTAATGTATAAATGCGATCAATTTTACAACAAAGCCTCTGAGGGTGGAATTAAATATGATGATCCGTCTTTGAAGATTGATTGGGGAATGAATCTGGATGAAGCAATAGTTTCAGAAAAAGATCAAATTCTCCCTTTTATTGAAAATTGTAATAGTTTATTTTAA
- a CDS encoding DegT/DnrJ/EryC1/StrS family aminotransferase has product MINKRIYLSLSQESGFEQEYIQYALKSNWITSGGPNVEEFENRLEGYFGDEYFIAASNSGTSAIHLALILLGIRAGDEIICQSMTFSASANPILYQNACPIFVDSEVDTWNICPEYLEIAIKDRIKKGKKPKAIIAVHLYGMPYKIDEIHAISDKYQIPVIEDSAEALGSSYKGKKCGSFGAFGILSFNGNKIITTSSGGALISNSKETKEKAIFYATQSKDLAVHYEHSEIGYNYRMSNICAGIGLGQMEILEKNIALRQNNHLFYRDIFKEFENVKLFDTINDDFFSNYWLNAILLETVEERESLRLAFEEANIESRPLWKPMHLQPIFEKYPFYGNSISEQLFEKGLCLPSGSNLTDIDKSRIKEVIINFFKSI; this is encoded by the coding sequence ATGATAAATAAGAGAATTTATTTATCATTATCTCAAGAAAGCGGATTTGAGCAAGAATATATTCAGTACGCTTTAAAGTCAAATTGGATTACTTCTGGAGGACCAAATGTCGAGGAGTTTGAAAATAGACTTGAGGGTTACTTTGGAGATGAATATTTTATTGCCGCTTCAAATTCTGGAACATCTGCTATACATTTAGCTCTAATCTTATTAGGTATTAGAGCAGGTGATGAGATAATTTGCCAAAGTATGACTTTTTCGGCTTCAGCAAATCCAATTTTATATCAGAATGCATGTCCGATATTTGTAGATAGCGAAGTTGATACTTGGAATATTTGTCCAGAATATTTAGAAATTGCTATAAAAGATCGAATTAAAAAGGGAAAAAAACCAAAAGCAATTATAGCTGTTCATCTGTATGGCATGCCTTATAAAATTGATGAAATTCACGCGATTTCTGATAAATATCAAATACCAGTTATTGAGGATAGTGCTGAAGCCCTTGGAAGCAGTTACAAGGGGAAAAAATGTGGTAGTTTTGGAGCTTTTGGTATTTTATCTTTCAACGGAAATAAAATTATTACTACTTCAAGCGGAGGAGCATTGATTTCAAATTCTAAAGAGACAAAAGAGAAAGCAATTTTTTATGCTACACAGTCAAAAGATTTAGCTGTACATTATGAGCATAGTGAAATAGGGTATAATTACAGAATGAGTAATATTTGTGCAGGAATAGGTCTTGGACAAATGGAAATCTTAGAAAAGAATATTGCTTTAAGACAAAATAATCATTTGTTTTACAGAGATATTTTTAAAGAATTTGAAAATGTAAAGCTCTTTGATACTATAAACGATGACTTTTTCTCCAATTATTGGTTAAATGCAATATTACTTGAAACAGTAGAAGAAAGGGAAAGTTTAAGACTTGCTTTTGAAGAAGCTAACATAGAGAGTCGCCCATTATGGAAACCAATGCATTTACAACCAATTTTTGAGAAATATCCATTTTATGGCAATAGTATTTCTGAACAGTTATTTGAAAAAGGATTATGTTTGCCATCAGGGTCGAATTTAACTGATATAGATAAAAGCAGAATAAAAGAAGTTATTATTAATTTCTTTAAATCAATATAA
- a CDS encoding NAD-dependent epimerase/dehydratase family protein yields the protein MKILLTGSSGFLGKFICEQLNHENEIFELSRNSCTYKCSLDKEIPSFNHSFDLVIHAAGKAHSVPKTETQKKEFYNVNVLGTKNLLKGLENSTIPKEFVFISSVAVYGQEIGKEIDENFILGATDPYGLSKIEAEKVVSKWCKERNVICTILRLPLLVGENAPGNLGSMVSAIDKGYYFNVAGGKARKSMVLAKDVASIIIKGAKIGGTYNLTDGCHPTFNDLSAAISINMNKKKPKNLSMNLALFIGKFGDFFGKRAPINTSKVRKMTSDLTFNDNKAKMLFDWKPQSVIDYINNNKI from the coding sequence ATGAAAATTTTATTAACTGGTTCAAGTGGCTTTCTTGGAAAATTTATTTGTGAACAATTAAACCATGAAAATGAAATCTTTGAACTATCAAGAAATTCTTGTACTTATAAGTGTTCGTTAGATAAAGAGATTCCAAGTTTTAACCATAGTTTTGATCTTGTAATACATGCTGCGGGTAAGGCACACAGCGTTCCAAAAACAGAAACACAAAAAAAAGAATTTTATAATGTGAATGTTTTAGGAACCAAAAACTTATTAAAGGGATTAGAAAATTCAACTATTCCTAAAGAATTTGTTTTTATAAGTTCAGTAGCAGTCTATGGACAAGAAATCGGTAAAGAAATTGATGAAAATTTCATTTTGGGTGCTACTGATCCATACGGCTTAAGTAAAATAGAGGCTGAAAAAGTTGTGTCGAAATGGTGTAAGGAAAGAAATGTTATTTGTACAATTTTACGTTTGCCATTATTAGTGGGAGAAAATGCTCCTGGAAATTTGGGTTCCATGGTAAGTGCGATTGATAAAGGATATTATTTTAATGTCGCAGGAGGAAAAGCTCGAAAAAGTATGGTTTTGGCTAAAGATGTAGCTTCAATAATTATAAAGGGAGCTAAAATAGGAGGTACTTACAATTTGACTGACGGATGTCATCCCACTTTTAATGATTTAAGTGCCGCTATCTCAATCAATATGAATAAAAAGAAACCAAAAAACTTATCAATGAATTTAGCTTTGTTTATTGGAAAGTTTGGTGATTTTTTTGGCAAGAGAGCACCAATCAATACTTCGAAAGTTAGAAAGATGACTTCAGATTTAACGTTTAATGATAATAAAGCAAAAATGTTATTTGACTGGAAACCGCAATCGGTAATAGACTATATAAATAATAATAAAATATAA
- a CDS encoding glycosyltransferase family 2 protein, producing MKISIITVVYNNERTIKDALESVLGQTYKDIEYVIIDGKSKDNTVSIIKEYEDKLGYFVSEKDNGLYDAMNKGIQSATGDIIGILNSDDLYQDSEVLADVMKQFSIDSDLDILYGNLVYVKSDDTNVVVRNWKSKPYYNNFFENGNVPPHPTLFVKRAVYDKVGLFNLDYKLAADYELMFRMLKKHTFKIKYIDRLIVKMRLGGATNQSFTNILNQNKEIVRAWKNNSYRAPFYLMPMRIFKRLIQFI from the coding sequence ATGAAAATATCAATTATCACAGTCGTTTATAATAATGAAAGAACTATAAAAGATGCTTTAGAATCGGTTCTTGGACAAACTTATAAAGATATAGAATACGTAATTATTGATGGAAAGTCTAAGGACAATACTGTATCAATTATTAAAGAATATGAAGACAAATTAGGTTATTTTGTATCGGAAAAAGATAATGGATTATATGATGCAATGAATAAAGGTATTCAATCCGCGACCGGAGATATAATTGGAATATTAAATTCAGATGATTTATATCAAGATTCTGAAGTTTTAGCAGATGTTATGAAACAATTTAGCATTGATTCTGATTTGGACATTTTGTATGGGAATCTTGTGTATGTAAAAAGTGATGATACTAATGTAGTTGTAAGAAATTGGAAATCAAAGCCATATTATAATAATTTTTTTGAGAATGGAAATGTTCCACCACATCCTACATTATTTGTAAAAAGGGCTGTTTATGATAAAGTGGGATTATTTAATTTAGATTATAAGTTAGCTGCGGATTATGAATTGATGTTTAGAATGTTGAAAAAACATACTTTTAAAATTAAGTACATTGATAGGCTAATTGTTAAAATGAGATTAGGTGGAGCTACAAATCAAAGTTTTACAAATATTCTTAATCAGAATAAAGAAATTGTTAGGGCATGGAAAAATAATTCCTATAGAGCCCCATTTTATTTAATGCCAATGAGGATATTTAAGCGGTTAATTCAATTTATTTAA
- a CDS encoding MraY family glycosyltransferase, whose translation MKYTILGLVLMIIMLLYFKVADRFNIIDKPNQRSSHTEITLRGGGIIFWFSALLYFVQHIQNNYFFFTGITLVSLVSFWDDIQSLSNKIRIGVHFLSITLIFYDLDLFHLLPIWGVIVSYVLAIGLINAYNFMDGINGITGLYTLVVMSSLLYVNTKNQLFTDGTFVKYAMIASLVFLFFNYRRKAKCFAGDVGSIAIAFWIIYLVLKLILATESIIWLLFLGVYGVDAVCTILHRLYLKQNIFEAHRLHLYQVLSNEYKIQHRVVSLLYAIVQAGISFLVIFLYQKVQDSIVFLIVILPLLLLYSSKFYLLNKSNLRLNHGA comes from the coding sequence ATGAAATATACAATTTTAGGGCTTGTTTTAATGATTATCATGTTGCTTTATTTTAAAGTTGCAGATCGTTTTAATATAATCGACAAACCTAACCAAAGGAGTTCTCACACAGAAATAACTTTAAGAGGCGGAGGAATCATTTTTTGGTTTTCTGCCTTGCTTTATTTTGTACAGCATATTCAAAATAATTACTTTTTCTTCACGGGTATAACTTTAGTTAGCTTGGTAAGCTTTTGGGATGATATTCAAAGTTTATCAAATAAAATTAGAATTGGGGTGCATTTTCTTTCAATTACTTTAATTTTTTATGATCTAGATTTATTCCATTTATTGCCTATTTGGGGAGTTATAGTTTCATATGTCCTAGCCATAGGATTAATAAATGCTTATAACTTCATGGATGGGATTAATGGTATCACGGGATTGTATACCTTAGTAGTTATGAGTTCACTTTTATATGTGAATACTAAAAATCAGCTTTTTACCGATGGAACTTTTGTAAAATATGCAATGATTGCAAGTTTAGTTTTTTTATTTTTTAATTATAGAAGAAAGGCTAAATGCTTTGCTGGAGATGTTGGAAGTATTGCTATCGCTTTCTGGATAATTTATTTGGTTTTAAAATTAATTCTCGCAACAGAATCAATTATTTGGTTATTGTTTTTAGGGGTATATGGAGTAGATGCTGTCTGCACAATTTTACATAGACTTTACTTGAAACAAAATATTTTTGAAGCCCATCGTTTGCATCTATACCAAGTACTCAGTAATGAATATAAGATACAACACAGGGTAGTTTCGTTGCTATATGCAATTGTACAGGCAGGGATTTCTTTTTTAGTTATTTTTCTTTATCAAAAAGTTCAAGATTCTATTGTGTTCTTAATTGTAATTTTGCCCTTATTGTTACTTTACTCTTCAAAATTTTATTTGTTAAATAAAAGTAATTTACGATTGAATCATGGAGCCTAA
- the gmd gene encoding GDP-mannose 4,6-dehydratase, with the protein MKIALITGITGQDGSYLAELLLEKGYMVHGVKRRASSFNTQRIDHIYQDQHEAHVNFKLHYGDLTDSTNVIRIIQEVQPDEIYNLGAMSHVKVSFDSPEYVANVDGIGTLRILEAVRILGLEKKTRIYQASTSELYGGLAENKNAKGFYDENSPFYPRSPYGVAKIYGFWITKNYREAYDIFACNGILFNHESPRRGETFVTRKITMATAAIALGEQDCLYLGNLDAQRDWGHAKDYVEAMWRILQQDVAEDYVIAMGETTYVRDFVRMSFAEVGIDIEFKGEGVNEKGYVASCSNPNYQLEIGKQVIAVDPQYFRPTEVDLLIGDPTKSKTKLGWVAKYDLAGLVREMMISDLAYVQREKMLNEVRSAIRY; encoded by the coding sequence ATGAAAATTGCACTTATAACAGGAATTACGGGACAAGATGGTTCATACTTAGCAGAACTATTATTAGAAAAAGGTTATATGGTTCATGGCGTTAAAAGAAGAGCTTCTTCTTTTAATACACAACGTATCGATCATATTTATCAAGATCAACATGAAGCCCATGTTAATTTTAAGTTGCACTATGGTGATTTAACAGATTCTACGAATGTTATTAGAATTATTCAAGAAGTTCAGCCAGATGAAATATATAATTTAGGAGCAATGAGCCACGTAAAAGTGTCGTTTGATTCTCCGGAGTATGTTGCTAATGTAGATGGTATTGGTACTTTACGAATTTTAGAAGCAGTACGAATTTTGGGGTTAGAAAAGAAAACTCGTATTTATCAGGCATCAACATCTGAATTGTATGGTGGTTTAGCTGAGAATAAAAATGCAAAAGGTTTCTATGATGAAAACTCTCCTTTTTATCCACGCTCACCTTATGGAGTAGCAAAAATTTATGGTTTCTGGATCACTAAAAATTACAGAGAGGCTTATGATATATTTGCTTGTAATGGAATTTTGTTTAATCACGAATCACCTCGTAGAGGAGAAACTTTTGTAACAAGAAAAATTACTATGGCCACTGCAGCGATTGCTTTAGGGGAACAGGATTGTTTATATTTAGGAAATCTAGATGCGCAACGTGATTGGGGACATGCTAAAGACTACGTGGAAGCTATGTGGCGAATTCTTCAACAAGATGTTGCAGAAGACTATGTTATTGCAATGGGGGAAACGACCTATGTTCGTGATTTCGTTCGAATGTCATTTGCTGAAGTAGGAATAGATATTGAATTTAAAGGAGAAGGAGTAAATGAAAAAGGATATGTGGCTTCTTGCAGTAATCCAAATTATCAATTAGAGATTGGTAAACAGGTAATTGCAGTAGACCCACAATACTTCCGTCCGACAGAAGTAGACTTACTTATCGGAGATCCAACAAAATCAAAAACAAAATTGGGATGGGTAGCTAAATATGATTTAGCTGGTTTAGTAAGAGAAATGATGATATCTGATCTTGCATATGTTCAAAGAGAGAAGATGTTAAATGAAGTAAGATCAGCTATTAGATATTAA